A genomic stretch from Mastacembelus armatus chromosome 12, fMasArm1.2, whole genome shotgun sequence includes:
- the LOC113124130 gene encoding transmembrane protein 230-like: protein MKAARSNLLGAGISNNKVKYSRLPADDDGYIDLQFKKSPPKVPYKAIALAIFLFLIGSLLIIFGALLLSGTIKVEHPDRTIPVIIIGLLVFLPGFYHLRIAYYAAKGYRGYSYDDIPDFGD from the exons ATGAAGGCAGCTAGAAGCAACCTGTTGGGTGCTGGAATATCCAACAACAAAGTGAAGTATTCACGGCTGCCTGCAGATGACGATGGTTACATAGACTTACAG TTCAAGAAAAGCCCACCAAAGGTCCCATACAAGGCGATTGCACTAGCGATATTCCTTTTTCTGATTGGCTCCTTACTGATAATCTTTGGGGCCCTTCTTTTGTCAGGAACCATAAAAGTTGAG CATCCAGACCGCACCATTCCTGTCATCATCATAGGGCTGCTTGTTTTCCTTCCTGGATTTTACCATTTGAGAATTGCTTATTACGCCGCCAAAGGTTACCGGGGTTACTCCTACGACGACATCCCAGATTTTGGTGACTAA